Genomic window (Armatimonadota bacterium):
CCAGCAGCACCTACAAGTCAGGGTCTGGCTTCCTGTGGCGTGCGGAAAAGTCCAACAGTTCGGATCCTTCGCTGGGGGACATCGACCGGACGTTCTCGCACTACTACAACACCAGGCTCCGCTACCCGCTCGTCAAGTCCGTCACCTTTACCGTCGACATGGCCGAACACACCGTGACGTTCAAGGTCGTCGGCACGACCCGACTGTCCGAGGAGTCCACGACCAACGCGACCGAGGACGGCACGATCCGGACGATGACCGTCAAGCGCAAAGTCCGCTGGAGGAACGGATGAACCGAAAGCGCCGAGGCAGCGTCGCCGTTTTGGCCATGGTCATGACCGTCTCGACGACCGCCTTGGCCTTGGCCCTCGTGGCGCTGAGCGGCTCCGTCCGGACCAAAGAGACGCGCCTTGAAGACCGACGGACCGCGCAAGACGCGTTCGACGGCGCCGTCGACACGATCGTCGACCGCGCCGACCGAGGAGTGTTGGTCCTGCCGGACTCCTTGAGCCTCCGGATCGGCGACTCGGAAGTGTCGGTCGACGTTTCCGACGCCACCGGGCTCAACATCGACCTCCTCGGTATCTCCGTCACGACGAGCGCGTATGCCATCCTCGTCGACGCGTCCGTGAAGACGGCCCACGGGACGTACAAGTACAAAAGAGTGATCGGACGGGGGCGGCTCTCCAGCCCGTGGTACCAAGCCCTCTATCTGGACGAGGGATTGACCACTCTGCGGGTGATCAAGACCGGATCCCCCGGCCTTGAAGGCGACGCCTGGTTCAACGGCTCGGTCACCTTTCTCGGACTCGGAACGTCGTTCGACGGCGATCTCACCGCGACCGGGCTGATCCTGCCATTGACGGTCAGCGTCTCGGGGAAGAAGACCGCGAGCTCCCGACCGATCGCTTTTCCGACCGTCGTCCCGGCCCAATATTCGGCGGTCGCGACGACGACGTATTCCACCGACAAGACCTTCGACGGACTGGTGTTCGTCTCACCGGGCGCCGGCGCCTACCCTCTGATCTTCGTCAACGGTAACCTCACCATCAAGGGCGACATCACCGGATCCGGCGTCATCTTTGCGACCAGGGTCACGATCAACGGCAACGTCCGGACGGGCGTGAACGACCACGTGGTGATCATCACGAACGGGAACATGGACATCGATCCTGGTGCGAACTCGATCGACGCTTACCTCTACTGCGGGAACAAGCTGACGATCGGCACCACTGGGACGATGCGCTCCTTCTTGTCCGGCGTCGTCACCAAGTCGGTCTCCATCGGCGACAACGTGACCTTTAGCTGTGACCCGTACGTTCGGGACAACCCCGCCGAAGCTTTCAAGTTGAAACTGCCCGGCTTCTGGCCTTGAACCCGCCTTGCACGGCTTTGCGGTCGATCTCAGTGGCTTTGCGGTCGCTTAGCATGGCTTTGCGGTCGATCTCAGTGGCTTGGCGGTCGCTTAGCATGGCTTTGCGGTCGCCCTGAATGGCTTTACAGTCGCTCTGAATGGCTTTACTGTCGCTCTGAATGGCTTTACAGTCGCTCTGAATGGCTTTACAGTTGCCCTGAATGGCTTTACAGTCGCCCTGAATGGCTTTGCGGTCGCCCTGAATGGCTTTACAGTCGCCCTGAATGGCTTTGCGGTCGCCCTGAATGGCTTTACAGTCGCCCTGAGTGGCTTTGCAGTCGCTTTCAACGGCTTCGAGGCGCCAACGAACGCTCTCCGAGTGCTCGGACGACGTTTTCGTCACATCGGACACGACGACCGGACGTGGCGGATCGTCATGGGGCCGGGCTGGACGGTCCGGCCGGCCCAGCCTTGTCTCTTCAGGTTCAGACCATGAGGCCGAGCAGACGTCCGGACCGACGTCCGAGCGCAGAAAACAGTGAAGAAAGCGGTTGACTTGACGCGCGGACAGGGGTAGAGTTGGTTTTTGTTTTAGAAATCGCGGTCCGAACCGGCATCCTGGTTTGCCGGTCGGACTTTTTCTCCCCGCGGTTCTAAGCGACCTGGTCGCCGGCTTCGGCGTCCAAGACCCTCAAGAACGATTCGACGACGTCCGGTGCGAACTGTGTGCCGGAACAGGCCCTGATCTCGTCGACCGCCTGCCAGACCGTGACCCCGAGGCGGTGCGGCCGGTCCGCCGTCATGGCGCAAAAGGCGTCGGCGACCGCGATCACCCTCGAGGGCAGCGGGATGTCCTCGCCCTTCAACAGGTTGGGATAGCCCTTGCCGTCCCACCGTTCGTGGAGCGCCTCGATGACCGGGGCCACGAAGCTCAAGGCCGGGATGCGCCCGACGATCTGGGCTCCGACGACGGGATGGGCCCTGACGGTCTCCCACTCTTGTTCGTTCAAGGGGCCCGCCTTTTGAAGGATGGCGTCCGGGATCGCGACTTTGCCGATGTCGTGGAGCCGGGCGGCCATGCCGATCACGTGGGCTTCCCGTTTGCCGAGCCCCATGTCGGCGGCGATGCGCAACGCGAGCGCTTCGACGGACTTCGTGTGGTCGCTCTCATAGACGTCCCGCGTCCCGACCATCGTGACCAGGGCTTCGATGACTCCGGCCAGGGCTTGTTCTTCTCGGGAGCCCTTGGTCTCGCAGAGAAGCGCGAGGCTGGCATCGGCGTCCTTGGTCGTCCGGACCTGGTTCCTCCCGAGCGACTTCGCGACGTACATGGCGCGGTCGGCGGCTTCGACGACCGTCCCCAGGTCGGCCCCGTCTTCCGGGATGCAGGCGACGCCGATGGAGCAGGTCACAAGGGCCTCCGGCGCGGCTTCGAAGCGGTAGCGGCTGACCGCTTGGCGCAACCTTTCGGCGACGGTGAGCCCGATTTCGACGTCGGCACTCGGCAGGACGACGACGAACTCTTCGCCGCCCCAACGTCCGCAAAGGCCGTCGTTCCGAAGATGGTGCTTTAGGACGGCGCCGAACTCCCGGAGGACCGAGTCACCGCAAATGTGCCCGAAGCTGTCGTTCAAGGCCTTGAAGTGGTCCAGGTCGAGGAACAGGACGCAAGCGGTCAGGCCTTCTTCCAGACACTTTCGCGACTCTGCGAGGAGCGTCGTCACGATGGAGCCGTGGTTCGCAAGACCGGTCAGTGGATCGGTCCTCGCGATGTGCTCGAGCCGGGCGTTCTCCGCTTCAAGACGGGCGGCCTGTCGGGCCACTTGCTCGGCGAGTTGCAGGTCTCGGAGTTTGGCGACGTCCTGCGCTTGCTTCAGTTTGAGCAGTGCGAGGATCCGGACGTTCAGTTCGGTGGGGTCGACCGGGCGGCAGATAAAGTCGTTGACGCCCGCTTGGACCGCGTCCAGGTGGCCTGCCATTCCTGTGACCGCCGTGAGCATGATCACGGGCACGTCCGCGCGCCCGTGACCGTGGCGCACCTTGCGGGTGAAGTCGATGCCCGAGCCGTCGTCCAACCGCGATGCGACGAGGACGAGGTCGATCGAGGCGTCGAGGGCGTCCCAAGCCTCTCCGACCGTCCGGCATTTCCGGCACTGGAAGCCCTGGCCGGCCAACACCGAACAAAGTTCGGCGTTACAATCGCCGTCCGGATCGACGACCATGATCCACGGTCCGCTCAAGTCCGGGCGAGGCTCCTTGGAAGCGTGTCCCCCCGGAGCGCGAGCTGACGATCGGATCGTGCCCAAAGCCCGGCCCCTCGGCCCTGCAGGGCGAAGGTCGGACTTGCCGTTCTGGCGCCCGCCTTCCGACCGGAAGGCGCGGTACCGGCAAGGTCGCCGGCACCGTCCACATGGCTCTCGAACACCTTCATAATGTCGGTCGGAATCCACGTTCGGTTCAGGGCGGATCAGAGACATTCGAAGGCCTTTCCAACGGCCCTTCCGGGGCGTTTCCAGGGCATGGGCTAAGAACGTGAGCCTGCATCCCATCGGCTGCAGCGGTTCACGAACGGACGACGGGCCGAGAGCGGGGAGGGCGGACGATCATGACCCCTGACCGGGAGCGTGCGACCTGTGAGCCGGCCGACGTCTCGCCCGTCAGAGCGCGACCGACCGTCGCGAGGTAAAGGACCGTGGTGGAGATGATGGGATTCGAACCCACCGATTCAGGTTCAAGGGGGTGACACTTTAGCCAGTGTTTCAGGCTCGGCGGGCTCGTAGACGTGCGTTTAGGGGTGACAGGTGCCTGCAAATCATCGCGCCTTGGGTCAGCGGCGGTTCGGGCTGAAATTTCCTTCTACCGATCGACCGCTACCAGTTCATAACCCGCGCTCCTGCCACCGGCAGCATCCGGCTTGAGAACACCCTTTTCGACCAGATCACCGAGGTCTCGGGTCGCTGTCGCATCTGAGCAATCTGTCAGGCGTGCGTACTTCTTGTTAGTCATCTTTCCCTCCCAGCCAATCAGCATCCGTGAGACGGCCCTTCGTTGGCGCTCGTTCAACTCGATGTCCTTGTGATTGTGCCAGAACCTTGTTCGAGCCAGTGCCTTGCCGACGGTCTCCGTGGCGTCGTCTAGGGCCGTAGAAAGACAATTCAAATACCAATCGAGCCATGCTGTGTAGTCTCCAGTTCCCTTTTGAGTCGTCTCCAAAACCTCGTAGTAGGATTCGCGATCCAGGTGGATGCTTGCTGACAGAGCGTAAGGCCGATGTGGCTCAGCGTCAGCCCTTGCGAGGGTCATGTCCAGGATGTTCCGTCCAATCCGTCCGTTACCGTCGTCTAGAGGGTGAAGTGTCTCAAACCAAAGGTGTGCGATGCCGGCCTTCAGGATGAGGCTCGGTTCGTTCTTGGTTTCGTACCAGTCCAAGAATTGAGCTGTCTCAAGGGCGAGTTTGTCTGCGGAGGGAGCTTCAAAGTGAATGATTTCGCGACCTTTGTATTGGGAGGCGACCACCATTGGCCCCGTATGGTCGTTCCGCCAGCTCCCGACGGTCACTGGCCCGTCTGCGTTGCGGCCCGTTGGGAACAGTGCTGCGTGCCAGTTGAAGATTCGTTCGGCCGTCAGGGGCTTTGTATACTGTTGCGCAGCGTCGATTGCCATCTGTACGAGGCCGTCTATGTAATGGTCGTCGCCTGCCAGCCCACCTTTGGCCATGCCGAGTCGGCGTGCGACCGAGTTCCTGACGGTTTCGAGGTCGAGCGATTCACCCTCGATGGCGCTAGACTTGACAAGTTCGGCGGTAAGGGCCTCGACATTGTGCTCCTGAAGGCTCTCGAATCCGATTGCCTCAAGGATGCCGAATAGCCTTCCGCGCTTGGTGGTCGCCAGTTCGAGTGGCCGGAGAAGGGCGGTAGCGTCGTACGTGTATTCGGGCCAAGTGGGGAGCTCGTGGATGTAGGTCGGCACGGTGTGAGGCGATTGTAGCACGTATTCGCCTCAACATATGCGGCGAATAGACGGGCTAATCGCCTCAAATCAATGACGCATCGACGCAACGCCATTGGACCCGGGCTCAACCTGTCACCCCCAAGCTTAATTCAGGTTCAAATTCTGGTGGAGATGATGGGATTCGAACCCACGACCTCTGCAGTGCGATTGCAGCGCTCTCCCAGCTGAGCTACATCCCCACGAGGACGCCGATTATACCGTGGCCTTTTCCGCTTCGCCGGGAGCCTCGACCCATTGGATCTTATCGGGACGGACCGGGTACCCCGCGGCCTTCAACAGGCTCCCAAACCGTTGCAGGGCGGCGGCTTCTTCCGTCCCGATGCGGTACCTCATGTTTTTGACGAGATAGTCTTCGACCGTCTTGGGATCGATCCCACTGAGGTTCACGGCCCGGGCCACGATCCGGCTCCGGATCCGTTCCGGCCCTTGTTGCAGCCCCGAGGCGCCGGCCAAGCGTGACCGCCCTCGATGGAACTCTGAGACGTAGGCTTCATGCGTGTCCCGCGGCGAGGCCTCCGGCACTGGGCCCAAGGCAGGCCTGTCTTCCGGGGACGTCGGCGCCGCGGCGCGCCGCGCCTCGAGGTCCGCC
Coding sequences:
- a CDS encoding diguanylate cyclase, whose protein sequence is MSGPWIMVVDPDGDCNAELCSVLAGQGFQCRKCRTVGEAWDALDASIDLVLVASRLDDGSGIDFTRKVRHGHGRADVPVIMLTAVTGMAGHLDAVQAGVNDFICRPVDPTELNVRILALLKLKQAQDVAKLRDLQLAEQVARQAARLEAENARLEHIARTDPLTGLANHGSIVTTLLAESRKCLEEGLTACVLFLDLDHFKALNDSFGHICGDSVLREFGAVLKHHLRNDGLCGRWGGEEFVVVLPSADVEIGLTVAERLRQAVSRYRFEAAPEALVTCSIGVACIPEDGADLGTVVEAADRAMYVAKSLGRNQVRTTKDADASLALLCETKGSREEQALAGVIEALVTMVGTRDVYESDHTKSVEALALRIAADMGLGKREAHVIGMAARLHDIGKVAIPDAILQKAGPLNEQEWETVRAHPVVGAQIVGRIPALSFVAPVIEALHERWDGKGYPNLLKGEDIPLPSRVIAVADAFCAMTADRPHRLGVTVWQAVDEIRACSGTQFAPDVVESFLRVLDAEAGDQVA
- a CDS encoding Fic family protein codes for the protein MPTYIHELPTWPEYTYDATALLRPLELATTKRGRLFGILEAIGFESLQEHNVEALTAELVKSSAIEGESLDLETVRNSVARRLGMAKGGLAGDDHYIDGLVQMAIDAAQQYTKPLTAERIFNWHAALFPTGRNADGPVTVGSWRNDHTGPMVVASQYKGREIIHFEAPSADKLALETAQFLDWYETKNEPSLILKAGIAHLWFETLHPLDDGNGRIGRNILDMTLARADAEPHRPYALSASIHLDRESYYEVLETTQKGTGDYTAWLDWYLNCLSTALDDATETVGKALARTRFWHNHKDIELNERQRRAVSRMLIGWEGKMTNKKYARLTDCSDATATRDLGDLVEKGVLKPDAAGGRSAGYELVAVDR